aaaaaaaaccctggggTCACCGGGCCTAATAggtttgggggaaagggaggcctCCTCCAGTTTCGAGAGGGGTTATCttggttgggattttttttcttttttttgaggtttgGGGGAGTTGGCTTCAtcttgggttcgaggacggcctccacaTGGGGCTCGAGgacacggcctcctcctccgaagcctgCTCGGGCTGAGCCCGATATGCAGGCttcggaggaggccgtcctcgagccccatGTAGGTATCCTCGAACCCAAGGTGgaagccgtcttcgagcccggatggaggccgtcttcaggcccgagatggaggccgtccagACCAGGTCCAggtccgtcctcgaacccgagattgagtccgtcctcgagcccgatatgcaggcttcggaggaggaggccgtcctcgaacccgaaatggaggccgtcttcgagcccgagattgagtccgtcctcgaacccgagattgagtccgtcctcgagcccgagatggaggccgtcctcgaacccgagattgagtccgtcctcgagcccgatatgcaggcttcggaggaggaggccgtcctcgaacccgagatggaggccgtcttcgagccccaggtggaggccgtcttcgagcccgataTGCAGGCTtcagaggaggaggccgtccttgAGTTCCAGGTGTAGGCTATCCTcaagcccgagatggaggccgtcctcgagcccgagatgggcAATCTCGAGCCCCGAGATAGGCCATCCTTGAGCCCATGAGATAGGCCGTCTTCAAActtggaggccgtcctcgagcccgagatggaggccttcctcgagcccgagatggaggccgtcttcgagcccgagatggaggccgtcttcgagccccaggttgaggccgtcctcgagcccgagatggaggccgtcctcgagccccaggtggaggccgtcttcgagcccgagatggacgccgtcttcgagccccaggttgaggccgtcctcgagcccgagatggaggccgtcctcgagccctagatggaggcttcggaggaggaggccgtcctcgagcccgagatttTCGCAGGTGGGTTGGAGTCTGGGTTGTGTTGGTTGTTTGCTTTCTTTAAGTTTGAGTTTAGAATTATGGGAGTTGAGGTTTGATGTGTGAGATTTGAGTCCCCCAATATTaagatatgtttgtttgtttagcaaAGTATATAATAGGAATGCTAAGGTTGGTTATttgtgggtatgtttgtttgttgtaggtgtggttatttgtatgtgtagagagaaattatgtttgtttatttgcagg
The genomic region above belongs to Penaeus vannamei isolate JL-2024 unplaced genomic scaffold, ASM4276789v1 unanchor890, whole genome shotgun sequence and contains:
- the LOC138861103 gene encoding secreted protein C-like; translated protein: MTPLASSSGFEDGPPRDLEGSIRARGSAQFPGGERRSGLHPRGSRIYLMGLEDGLLSGSTAPIRGKQTTNTTQTPTHLRKSRARGRPPPPKPPSRARGRPPSRTASISGSRKASISGSRTASKFEDGLSHGLKDGLSRGSRLPISGSRTASISGLRIAYTWNSRTASSSEACISGSKTASTWGSKTASISACISGSRTDSISGSRTDLDLVWTASISGLKTASIRARRRLPPWVRGYLHGARGRPPPKPAYRAQPEQASEEEAVSSSPMWRPSSNPR